A section of the Herpetosiphonaceae bacterium genome encodes:
- a CDS encoding BrnT family toxin, whose product MEFAWDPNKAASNLAKQKVSFHEAATVFRDPLSITFDDPDHSEDEDRFIIIGTSAGGRLLMVAHTDRGSRTRIISA is encoded by the coding sequence ATGGAATTTGCATGGGATCCAAACAAAGCGGCATCGAATCTCGCTAAGCAGAAGGTGTCGTTCCACGAAGCGGCAACCGTGTTTCGTGACCCGCTCTCGATTACGTTTGATGATCCCGATCATTCCGAGGACGAAGATCGCTTTATTATTATCGGGACATCCGCAGGCGGTCGTCTGCTCATGGTTGCGCATACCGATCGTGGCAGCCGTACGCGGATCATTAGTGCGTGA
- a CDS encoding Flp family type IVb pilin codes for MLAWFVLRFVRLGEASFAAKRRVAAQGLVEYALIIMLIAIVVIGIMTTLGQTLCTGWYLSLVGPGSPFEVPGASC; via the coding sequence ATGTTGGCCTGGTTCGTCCTACGCTTCGTTCGACTGGGAGAGGCCAGCTTCGCAGCAAAGCGGCGGGTCGCGGCGCAAGGTCTTGTTGAATATGCGCTTATTATTATGCTGATCGCGATCGTCGTGATCGGGATCATGACCACACTCGGCCAGACACTCTGTACCGGCTGGTACCTGAGTCTCGTCGGCCCAGGCAGCCCATTCGAGGTACCAGGAGCAAGCTGCTAG